A single window of Salvelinus namaycush isolate Seneca chromosome 11, SaNama_1.0, whole genome shotgun sequence DNA harbors:
- the LOC120056159 gene encoding zinc finger protein 260-like, with protein MSNCIALQTQLTSIMEVLAKSAVSEIAKLIDDNCAVLHFEISRKHNENEILRRKLLLMDNELKIARIPRQTEKYMDSCASDWRPSQRGDEDVFGSALGEVKFAEIETPFIKVERQDDGSWRREQHREPNGHGNTTYGNNAIQKLPIGNHQDLEEEENQDPLILLEEQLAEGQEKLSELCQSQSGHCGEEETSVLEFVIKTEKEEEHSGFSQAGCQRSTVKQQNPLSSEFVMDERDSQLWSSIVQGNDDIVIETDFPDFSYVAEQYSESFPDRSVAQPQPQPLSSPVEGPSKSASSPLQRPCNGSMYNKVFQKEKVSASQSVSSSFQCRPQINHSQQQTRQRDQVFSQRDNPIPPSRPQDTGHTAERSFGLGDTGRPTASHLGIRLNNNTFTPGGLRSFTMPHYNSKNHWGTAITEKVFSCSQCGKSFSRLSYLKIHQRSHTGERPFRCTVCGKSFHCSSHLTIHHRIHTGERPYSCATCGKRFTQQSSLKTHQSVHSGERPYGCSQCGKTFTLLHHLKRHRIIHAGYS; from the exons ATGTCTAACTGTATCGCCCTTCAGACACAACTAACCTCGATCATGGAGGTTTTAGCCAAATCAGCTGTGTCAGAAATCGCCAAACTTATCGATGACAACTGTGCTGTATTACATTTCGAAATATCTCGGAAGCATAATGAAAATGAAATTCTGCGGAGAAAACTGCTCCTGATGGATAATGAACTGAAGATTGCGCGGATTCCACGACAAACTG AGAAATACATGGACAGCTGTGCTTCAGACTGGAGACCCAGTCAACGAGGAGATGAGGATGTGTTTGGGTCAGCTTTGGGAGAAGTCAAG TTTGCAGAGATAGAAACCCCTTTCATTAAGGTAGAGAGACAGGATGATGGATCATGGAGACGGGAGCAACACAGAGAACCAAATGGACATG GAAACACCACATACGGCAATAATGCCATTCAGAAGCTTCCCATTGGGAATCATCAGGACTTGGAAGAAGAAGAGAATCAGGACCCACTAATCCTCCTGGAGGAGCAGCTGGCAGAAGGTCAAGAGAAGCTTAGTGAGCTGTGCCAGTCTCAGTCTGGGCACTGTGGCGAGGAGGAGACCAGTGTTCTAGAGTTTGTAATAAAGACTGAGAAGGAGGAAGAACATTCTGGATTCAGTCAGGCTGGATGTCAGAGGAGCACAGTAAAGCAGCAGAACCCCTTGAGCTCTGAGTTTGTAATGGATGAAAGAGACAGTCAACTGTGGTCGTCTATAGTTCAAGGGAACGATGACATAGTCATAGAGACTGACTTTCCTGATTTCTCTTATGTAGCCGAGCAGTATTCAGAGAGTTTTCCAGATCGCTCCGTGGCTCAGCCCCAGCCACAGCCCCTCTCTAGCCCAGTGGAAGGCCCTAGTAAATCAGCCAGCTCACCTTTACAGAGACCGTGCAATGGATCAATGTACAACAAAGTCTTTCAGAAAGAGAAAGTAAGTGCATCTCAGTCTGTGTCTAGTTCTTTTCAGTGCCGACCGCAGATCAACCATTCACAGCAGCAGACCAGGCAGAGAGATCAGGTGTTCTCCCAGAGGGATAATCCCATCCCACCGTCCAGGCCTCAAGACACTGGACACACAGCAGAGCGAAGCTTTGGACTGGGTGACACTGGCAGACCAACTGCCTCCCATTTAGGGATTCGATTGAACAATAACACTTTTACACCAGGTGGCCTCAGAAGCTTCACTATGCCTCATTATAATTCAAAGAATCACTGGGGTACAGCCATAACAGAGAAGGTTTTCAGTTGCTCGCAGTGCGGCAAGAGTTTTAGTCGCCTGTCCTATCTCAAGATACATCAGCGAAGTCACACGGGAGAGAGGCCGTTTCGGTGCACCGTCTGCGGGAAGAGTTTTCACTGCTCCTCGCACCTGACTATACACCACCGCATTCACACGGGAGAAAGACCCTATAGCTGTGCCACGTGTGGGAAGAGGTTTACCCAGCAGAGCAGTCTCAAGACACACCAGAGTGTCCACAGTGGAGAGAGACCGTATGGTTGCTCTCAGTGTGGCAAGACTTTCACTCTTCTGCACCATCTGAAAAGGCACAGGATTATTCATGCTGGGTATAGCTGA